A single Leptolyngbya sp. FACHB-261 DNA region contains:
- a CDS encoding PAS domain S-box protein — protein sequence MTDPLSSKPFQGDVPSGEGLLHSPQEITEADVLITAALAARPARQPDLAAENQALRTLAQHLMDDPQSMLKTLVEIARDLCRADTAGISLLETLADGTTAFRWIAIAGALEFLEQTTTPGNFSPCGTTIRCGQPQLYAHPERYYTYLHHPQFPIVEGLLLPLYVNNQQLGTLWLVSHHKQRQFDREDQRLMTSLSGFTAAALQRMHQRQKDQDALQREQELQTKQKRAETSLRQSEEFNRQVLDSSDDCIKVLDFSGRLLYMNPRGQALIGIQDPTSLLNCSWVEFWQGADRQAALNALDTAKAGGVGRFQGYSPTLAGEPKCWDVKLTAIRGAEGQVEQLLCISRDITEQKRVEDERKRAELNAEFLADVSQGLIGASSVSEVIQTVGEHLNRYLNASICAFVAINERAKEAVVDCDWHQEDVPSLVGVYSLPEFVCDQFLQAIKVGQTVVVRDVAAPSSIVDEQKFATLKIGAFINVPLSRDNEWQFSFGVYHQSPYNWRTDEIELMRELANRFWMKLERARAEAALRESEARFRSFAENSNDVIWITAADEYRLIYVSPSFEQVWGRSASEIYTDLSRFVESIHPDDRERIQAGWQQCIQGGFSQEYRVIRPDGSIVWIHDRGFPVYDDQGELLYLAGIAETITERKQFEQERERFLAVGADLRVITGLDGYFQWISPTFERILGWTMGELVAHPWAEFVHPDDINTSISEIDSLFSGNQTFAFENRYRHKDGSYRWLLWNAQPYPEEQVVYGAAVDITARKQAEEALRVSEERLQRAIAIETVGVIFFRTEGVIGDANDAFLRMSGYNREDFEQGRVRWDKLTPPEWMPASHRAVQEFLTLGRTTPYEKEYIRKDGSRWWGLFAASRLNGTEGVEFIIDISERKRVEAEREQLLAKERHYANQLQGLTTAALAVNSALSVEEVLQVIIEQAASIIGAHQSVISLTIDQNWAQAINAVHLSDKYAAWRDYDEKTDGSGIYACVCHLNRPMRMTQAELEAHPSWQGFGNAADKHPPMRGWLAAPLVERDGRNIGLIQLSDKYGGEFTASDESILVQLAQMASVAVENTRLYAAEQQARSAAEASREEAETANRLKDEFLAVLSHELRSPLNPILGWSRLLQTRKLDAAKTAIALATIERNAKLQSELIEDLLDVSRILQGKLSLNVTPINLAATIRAALETVRLAAEAKAIEVEVSLDANVSSVSGDATRLQQVVWNLVSNAVKFTPSGGRVEVRLVQAERQAQITVRDNGKGIPAEFLPYVFDYFRQADSATTRKFGGLGLGLAIVRHLVELHGGTVEADSPGEGLGATFTVKLPLMSKQPSVNEQDELSEPALDLQGVQVLVVDDDTDTRDLTALVLEQAGANVSTAASAVEALQALAQAKPDILLSDIGMPEMDGYMLLQRVRALEAGQKIPAIALTAYAGEFNQQQALQAGFQQHISKPVEPEALVNAIAALIKH from the coding sequence ATGACCGATCCGTTGTCCTCTAAGCCTTTCCAGGGCGATGTCCCTTCAGGCGAGGGCTTACTCCACAGTCCTCAGGAAATTACTGAAGCCGATGTCCTGATTACAGCAGCACTGGCGGCTCGTCCGGCCAGACAGCCGGACTTGGCCGCAGAAAACCAAGCGCTCCGAACCCTCGCTCAACACCTGATGGACGACCCGCAGTCCATGCTCAAAACCCTGGTTGAGATTGCCAGGGATCTCTGTCGAGCTGACACGGCTGGCATCAGCTTGTTAGAGACTTTAGCCGATGGCACCACTGCCTTTCGCTGGATAGCCATTGCTGGTGCCTTAGAATTCCTAGAACAAACAACTACGCCAGGCAACTTTAGTCCTTGTGGCACGACGATTCGTTGCGGACAGCCGCAACTCTATGCCCATCCTGAACGCTATTACACCTACTTACACCATCCGCAGTTTCCCATCGTTGAGGGACTGCTTTTGCCGCTCTATGTGAACAATCAACAGCTCGGCACCCTTTGGCTGGTTTCTCACCATAAGCAGCGACAGTTTGACCGGGAAGATCAACGGTTGATGACTAGTCTTTCAGGCTTTACTGCTGCCGCTTTGCAGCGTATGCATCAGCGTCAGAAAGATCAGGACGCCTTGCAGCGAGAGCAAGAACTCCAGACGAAGCAGAAACGAGCCGAAACGTCGTTGCGCCAAAGTGAAGAATTCAATCGGCAAGTCCTGGATAGCAGCGATGACTGCATCAAGGTTTTAGATTTTTCAGGGCGGCTCCTGTATATGAATCCAAGGGGACAGGCCTTGATAGGTATCCAGGACCCGACCTCACTACTCAACTGTTCTTGGGTTGAGTTTTGGCAAGGCGCTGACCGGCAAGCTGCGCTGAATGCTCTTGATACGGCAAAAGCAGGTGGCGTGGGCAGATTTCAAGGTTATTCTCCCACCCTGGCAGGTGAACCGAAGTGCTGGGATGTCAAGCTCACTGCGATTCGGGGGGCAGAGGGGCAGGTTGAACAGTTGTTGTGCATCTCGCGGGACATTACCGAACAAAAGCGTGTTGAAGACGAACGCAAACGGGCAGAATTGAATGCCGAATTTCTCGCCGATGTCAGTCAAGGTCTGATTGGAGCGAGCAGTGTGAGCGAGGTTATCCAAACGGTTGGCGAACACCTCAATCGTTATCTCAATGCTTCCATCTGCGCCTTTGTTGCAATTAACGAGAGGGCAAAGGAAGCAGTAGTGGATTGCGATTGGCATCAGGAGGATGTACCTAGCTTAGTTGGCGTTTATTCCCTGCCTGAGTTTGTCTGTGACCAGTTTTTGCAAGCGATCAAAGTCGGGCAAACTGTCGTTGTTCGTGACGTTGCTGCTCCCTCGTCAATCGTCGACGAACAGAAATTTGCCACCCTGAAAATTGGTGCGTTTATTAATGTCCCTTTAAGTAGAGACAACGAGTGGCAATTTAGCTTTGGTGTCTATCATCAATCGCCTTACAACTGGCGTACCGACGAAATCGAATTGATGCGCGAATTGGCAAACCGATTCTGGATGAAGTTGGAACGTGCCCGAGCCGAAGCTGCCCTGCGCGAAAGTGAAGCCCGCTTCAGGAGCTTTGCCGAGAACAGCAATGATGTCATTTGGATTACTGCTGCTGATGAGTATCGTCTGATTTACGTCAGCCCTTCTTTTGAGCAGGTATGGGGGCGCTCGGCCAGTGAAATCTACACAGACCTAAGCCGCTTCGTTGAATCTATTCATCCTGATGATCGCGAACGCATCCAAGCCGGGTGGCAGCAGTGTATTCAGGGCGGTTTTAGCCAAGAGTATCGCGTGATTCGCCCGGATGGCTCGATCGTCTGGATTCACGATCGCGGCTTTCCGGTCTATGACGACCAAGGCGAGCTACTGTATCTGGCCGGGATTGCCGAAACGATCACCGAGCGTAAACAGTTTGAGCAGGAACGCGAACGGTTTCTCGCAGTCGGTGCAGACTTGCGAGTGATCACTGGCCTGGACGGTTATTTCCAATGGATCAGCCCAACCTTTGAACGCATACTCGGCTGGACCATGGGTGAACTGGTCGCTCATCCCTGGGCTGAGTTTGTCCACCCAGACGACATCAACACCTCTATTTCTGAAATCGACAGTCTTTTTTCCGGCAACCAAACCTTCGCGTTTGAAAACCGTTACCGCCACAAAGACGGCTCCTACCGCTGGTTACTCTGGAATGCACAGCCGTACCCAGAAGAACAGGTGGTTTACGGAGCTGCCGTTGACATCACCGCTCGCAAGCAGGCGGAAGAAGCCCTGCGGGTCTCAGAAGAGCGGCTACAACGGGCGATCGCCATCGAAACCGTCGGCGTGATTTTCTTTAGAACCGAGGGCGTCATTGGCGACGCCAACGATGCGTTTCTGCGCATGAGTGGCTACAACCGAGAGGATTTTGAGCAAGGACGAGTGCGGTGGGACAAACTGACACCACCAGAGTGGATGCCCGCCTCTCACAGAGCAGTCCAGGAGTTTTTAACTCTGGGACGCACAACGCCTTACGAAAAAGAATACATCCGCAAAGATGGGTCACGCTGGTGGGGATTATTTGCCGCATCGCGCCTCAACGGAACGGAAGGCGTGGAATTTATTATCGACATCAGCGAGCGCAAGCGCGTCGAAGCGGAACGGGAACAACTTCTTGCCAAGGAAAGACACTATGCCAACCAGTTGCAGGGACTCACCACCGCAGCCCTAGCCGTCAATTCTGCCCTTTCGGTGGAAGAAGTTCTGCAAGTAATTATCGAGCAGGCCGCTTCGATCATTGGGGCTCATCAATCGGTTATTAGCCTAACTATTGACCAGAACTGGGCTCAAGCAATCAACGCCGTTCACCTGTCAGATAAGTACGCGGCTTGGCGAGACTACGATGAAAAGACAGATGGCTCTGGCATCTACGCTTGCGTGTGCCATCTAAATCGCCCCATGCGCATGACGCAAGCCGAACTGGAAGCCCATCCTAGCTGGCAAGGCTTTGGCAACGCAGCAGACAAGCATCCTCCCATGCGAGGCTGGTTGGCAGCCCCCTTGGTCGAACGAGACGGACGTAACATCGGCTTGATCCAGCTTTCGGACAAATACGGAGGGGAGTTTACTGCCAGCGACGAATCGATCTTGGTGCAGCTTGCGCAGATGGCATCCGTCGCCGTTGAGAATACACGGCTATACGCAGCCGAACAGCAAGCGCGCTCAGCAGCAGAAGCGTCACGGGAAGAAGCAGAGACAGCAAACCGGCTCAAAGATGAGTTTTTGGCAGTGCTATCGCATGAGTTGCGCTCGCCGCTCAACCCCATCTTGGGCTGGTCAAGACTGCTCCAAACCCGCAAGCTAGACGCAGCGAAGACGGCAATAGCTCTGGCCACCATCGAGCGCAATGCCAAGTTGCAATCGGAACTGATTGAGGACTTGCTCGATGTCTCCCGCATTCTGCAAGGCAAGCTCAGCCTCAATGTCACTCCCATCAACCTGGCAGCGACAATTAGAGCGGCACTGGAAACGGTGCGGCTAGCTGCAGAAGCTAAAGCGATTGAGGTGGAGGTCAGCCTGGATGCGAACGTCAGCTCTGTCTCTGGCGATGCCACCCGCTTGCAGCAGGTGGTCTGGAATCTAGTGTCCAATGCCGTTAAGTTCACGCCTAGCGGGGGTCGGGTTGAGGTGCGGCTCGTGCAAGCAGAGCGTCAGGCTCAAATCACCGTTCGCGACAACGGCAAGGGCATTCCTGCAGAGTTTTTGCCCTACGTGTTCGACTACTTCCGGCAAGCGGATAGCGCGACCACGCGCAAGTTTGGCGGTTTGGGTTTAGGCTTGGCGATTGTGCGGCATCTGGTTGAATTACATGGGGGCACGGTTGAGGCAGACAGCCCCGGTGAAGGGCTAGGCGCCACATTTACCGTGAAGTTGCCGCTCATGTCCAAGCAGCCGAGCGTGAACGAGCAGGATGAATTATCCGAGCCCGCGCTCGATTTACAGGGCGTGCAAGTGTTGGTGGTGGATGACGACACCGATACCAGGGATCTCACTGCTTTGGTGCTAGAGCAAGCTGGAGCCAATGTCAGCACTGCAGCATCTGCAGTCGAAGCCTTACAAGCGTTAGCCCAGGCCAAACCAGACATCTTACTGAGCGATATCGGCATGCCAGAGATGGATGGCTATATGCTGCTGCAACGGGTAAGGGCATTAGAAGCAGGCCAAAAGATTCCAGCGATTGCCTTAACCGCCTATGCTGGAGAGTTCAACCAGCAACAAGCCTTGCAAGCAGGCTTTCAGCAGCATATTTCTAAACCCGTAGAGCCAGAGGCCCTAGTCAACGCAATTGCCGCCTTAATCAAGCACTAG
- a CDS encoding DevA family ABC transporter ATP-binding protein: MSPVISIRDLNHAFGTGALQKPVLIDVNLDIHSGEIVILTGPSGSGKTTLLTLIGALRSLQAGSLKILGQELNNTSQRQLIQVRSQIGFIFQAHNLLKCLKAWENVAISLKLHKQIPVSERKPRAAAMLEAVGLGNRVEYYPENLSGGQKQRVAIARALVSHPQLVLADEPTAALDSKSGRDVVEIMQKLAKGQGCTILLVTHDNRILDVADRIVHMEDGRLMSDRATADN, translated from the coding sequence ATGTCTCCTGTAATTTCAATTCGCGACCTCAACCATGCTTTTGGCACTGGGGCCTTGCAAAAGCCGGTACTAATCGATGTCAATCTCGATATTCACTCTGGCGAAATTGTGATTCTCACCGGTCCCTCTGGCAGTGGCAAAACCACATTGCTGACGCTGATTGGTGCCTTGCGTTCACTGCAAGCAGGTAGCCTCAAGATTCTGGGACAGGAGTTAAATAACACCAGTCAGCGTCAGTTAATCCAGGTCAGAAGTCAGATTGGTTTTATCTTTCAAGCTCACAATTTGCTTAAGTGCCTGAAGGCTTGGGAAAACGTGGCAATCTCGCTCAAGTTGCACAAACAGATTCCAGTGAGTGAGCGCAAACCCCGCGCCGCCGCAATGCTAGAAGCGGTGGGACTGGGCAATCGTGTGGAATATTACCCGGAGAATCTTTCTGGGGGTCAGAAGCAGCGGGTGGCGATTGCCCGCGCCTTGGTGAGCCATCCCCAGTTGGTTTTGGCTGATGAACCGACTGCCGCTTTAGATAGCAAGTCCGGTCGGGATGTGGTCGAGATTATGCAGAAGTTAGCCAAAGGGCAGGGCTGCACAATTCTGCTGGTCACGCACGACAATCGCATTTTGGATGTCGCTGATCGCATTGTGCATATGGAGGATGGTCGCTTGATGAGTGACCGCGCCACTGCTGACAATTGA
- the devC gene encoding ABC transporter permease DevC → MKLLPFDLPAKLSFKFKLKSNPESNSQSNSSGERPLAWAQLSHQKVRLAVAMGGIAFANVLIFMQLGFLSLFSGGATTLPKSMKGDLFLLNPSAEFLGSNGFDRIRLYQAASIEGVALTTPVYMSTGTPWAYSQEHKSFEARVYAFNPAQMVFDIPELNQQQQQLTVPKSVLFDRLAKPDFGPIPQLFAEKGSVTAIVNNQRVSVIGLFSLGNSFFLGGGNLVMSEATYAELFGASRLKQVSVGVVTLEPGADPGAVKAGIEKYVPGVKAYTHEELIAKELQFQESTAVGPIFGFGTIMGLIVGVVIVYQVLYADVNDHLAEYATLKAMGYSDWSLLAVIFQEAGILAVLGFVPGLTVSLWMYGFLGGLTRLELVMSPEIALTVFLLTIVMCMMSAAIASGKLRSADPADVF, encoded by the coding sequence ATGAAACTTTTGCCGTTCGATTTGCCTGCTAAATTGAGTTTCAAATTTAAGCTCAAATCAAATCCCGAATCAAATTCTCAATCGAATTCAAGTGGTGAGCGACCACTGGCTTGGGCACAGTTGTCCCACCAGAAAGTGCGTCTGGCGGTGGCAATGGGCGGCATTGCCTTTGCCAATGTCTTGATCTTTATGCAATTGGGCTTCTTGTCGCTGTTTAGCGGTGGCGCAACCACGCTGCCCAAAAGTATGAAAGGGGATTTGTTTCTGCTCAATCCCAGTGCCGAATTTTTGGGCTCCAATGGCTTTGATCGCATTCGTTTGTATCAAGCAGCCTCAATTGAAGGGGTGGCGCTGACTACGCCGGTCTATATGAGCACGGGGACGCCTTGGGCCTATAGCCAGGAGCATAAATCGTTTGAAGCTCGGGTTTATGCGTTTAATCCTGCTCAGATGGTTTTCGATATTCCAGAGCTAAATCAGCAACAGCAGCAGCTCACGGTTCCTAAGAGTGTTTTGTTTGATCGGTTAGCAAAACCCGATTTTGGCCCGATTCCTCAACTGTTTGCTGAGAAGGGCAGTGTGACCGCGATTGTGAATAACCAGCGCGTCTCGGTGATTGGTTTATTTAGCTTGGGCAACTCCTTCTTTTTGGGCGGCGGTAACTTGGTAATGAGTGAGGCGACTTATGCTGAGCTGTTTGGTGCCAGTCGGCTCAAGCAAGTCAGTGTGGGCGTGGTGACCTTGGAGCCGGGTGCCGATCCAGGGGCGGTGAAAGCAGGCATTGAAAAGTATGTTCCCGGTGTCAAAGCCTATACCCACGAAGAATTAATTGCCAAGGAATTGCAGTTTCAAGAATCGACTGCGGTGGGTCCGATCTTCGGTTTCGGCACGATTATGGGCTTGATTGTTGGCGTGGTAATCGTCTATCAAGTGCTCTACGCCGATGTCAATGATCACTTAGCCGAATACGCCACGCTCAAAGCAATGGGCTACAGCGATTGGTCGCTGCTGGCAGTAATTTTTCAAGAAGCCGGTATTCTGGCGGTCTTGGGTTTCGTGCCTGGGCTCACGGTTTCGCTGTGGATGTATGGCTTTTTGGGTGGCTTAACCCGCTTGGAATTGGTGATGAGTCCTGAGATTGCCCTGACGGTTTTTCTGCTCACGATTGTGATGTGCATGATGTCGGCGGCGATTGCTTCAGGTAAGCTCCGTTCCGCTGATCCAGCCGATGTATTTTAG
- a CDS encoding HlyD family efflux transporter periplasmic adaptor subunit — protein sequence MAQLRQLTVLLGLIGLCAACGVKAQNSPTAVTVAPVAAVVALGRIEPEGEVIKLSVPNAQDSRVNAILVKEGDRVKANQVIAILQGIDRRQVDLLDAQAEVRLRQAELVRVQQGEAKQGQLLAQQATIARLEAQLRAETKQKKAAIASAEATLREAQLTYERRQALVQEGAISRANQDEAQRDLATAQAVLAERQADLEQTIMTLRAEIQQERAELAELREVRPVDVEIAQAQLSKAKLAVEQVRADLEDVRVRVPVAGQILRINTRIGEQVNTSQGIVELAQTGQMFAVAEVSETDVNKVRQGQRATITSEYGGFSGEVQGTVEQVSLQVGRKMLQGQDSAGGDGAGSPTTDQNERIVAVKIRIDPDDNSKVAALTNIQVRVKLDLASQNPAKNQPRAQRNSQPRSTAAIAQLNR from the coding sequence ATGGCCCAACTTCGGCAACTCACTGTCCTTTTAGGCTTGATCGGTCTGTGTGCTGCTTGTGGTGTGAAAGCGCAAAATTCTCCTACTGCGGTCACTGTGGCTCCAGTCGCGGCGGTCGTGGCGTTAGGCCGCATTGAACCTGAGGGCGAGGTGATCAAACTATCGGTTCCCAATGCCCAGGACAGCCGCGTCAACGCCATTTTGGTAAAGGAAGGCGACCGGGTCAAAGCCAATCAGGTGATTGCCATTTTGCAGGGCATTGACCGGCGGCAGGTGGATTTGCTGGATGCCCAGGCGGAGGTGCGCTTGCGGCAGGCGGAACTGGTGAGGGTGCAGCAGGGCGAGGCCAAGCAGGGCCAACTCCTGGCTCAGCAGGCAACGATTGCGCGTCTGGAAGCGCAACTACGAGCTGAGACTAAGCAGAAAAAAGCGGCGATTGCCAGTGCTGAGGCCACATTACGCGAAGCCCAATTGACCTACGAGCGTCGGCAAGCCTTGGTGCAGGAAGGGGCGATTTCGCGGGCCAACCAGGATGAGGCGCAGCGGGACTTGGCAACGGCTCAGGCGGTGCTGGCAGAGCGACAAGCCGATCTGGAGCAGACGATCATGACCCTGCGAGCCGAAATCCAGCAGGAAAGGGCAGAGCTAGCGGAGTTGCGCGAGGTGCGCCCAGTGGATGTCGAAATTGCCCAAGCCCAGCTCTCAAAAGCCAAGCTGGCAGTCGAACAGGTCAGAGCCGATCTGGAAGATGTGCGGGTGCGAGTGCCGGTGGCCGGACAAATTTTGCGCATCAACACGCGCATTGGCGAGCAGGTCAATACCAGTCAGGGCATTGTGGAACTGGCGCAAACCGGCCAAATGTTTGCCGTTGCCGAAGTATCTGAGACAGATGTGAACAAAGTGCGTCAAGGGCAGCGAGCCACGATTACCAGCGAGTATGGCGGCTTTAGCGGTGAGGTGCAGGGCACGGTGGAGCAGGTGAGTTTGCAAGTCGGCAGAAAGATGCTCCAGGGCCAGGATTCTGCGGGCGGTGACGGCGCAGGCAGCCCAACCACTGACCAGAACGAGCGCATTGTTGCCGTCAAAATTCGCATTGACCCGGACGACAACTCTAAAGTGGCCGCTCTCACCAATATTCAGGTGCGGGTCAAGTTGGATCTGGCGTCGCAGAACCCAGCTAAAAATCAACCTAGGGCTCAGCGAAATTCTCAGCCTAGATCTACTGCTGCCATCGCTCAACTGAATCGTTGA
- a CDS encoding sensor histidine kinase, whose product MRHVEWTILGISLLIELIDHNAQYWQAIAKVPHTVAFVFLGVFALLSLVFPADRPLWQRRAYIVLEIGLALLALVLGMAFDILLYVFIAKTCFLLKRKEVIITIITTGVAWNVALVWLVPRAIRFMHANPGYWSDTNQILVSSLINNVGSYLAASTFVTLLSFTVVAERKSRRRAELLAKEVETLAATLERTRIARDIHDSLGHTLTTLDVQLEVAQELRQRNPEKALQALDTAKLLASQCLQDVRRALQTMRRSDFNLDKALSTLMEQVQQNQSFRVQVKLNLPPLPLQTSHQLYCVVQEGLTNIQKHAQASRVGLRSWCTTDSVTLELIDDGQGFDPTAPCSGFGLRGMQERVQILDGELKIVTAPGRGTQIQVTVPR is encoded by the coding sequence GTGCGTCATGTGGAGTGGACAATTCTAGGCATCTCTCTGCTGATCGAGTTAATTGACCATAATGCTCAATATTGGCAGGCAATCGCCAAAGTTCCCCATACCGTAGCTTTTGTTTTTCTCGGGGTCTTTGCGCTACTCAGCTTGGTTTTTCCTGCCGACCGTCCCCTTTGGCAACGCCGAGCTTATATCGTTTTAGAGATTGGCTTAGCCCTGCTTGCGCTTGTTTTGGGCATGGCCTTCGACATTCTTCTCTATGTTTTTATTGCCAAAACCTGCTTCTTGCTCAAGCGCAAAGAAGTCATTATTACGATCATCACAACTGGGGTTGCCTGGAATGTAGCGCTGGTTTGGCTAGTTCCCCGAGCCATCCGGTTTATGCATGCCAATCCTGGCTATTGGTCTGATACCAATCAGATTCTGGTTAGCAGCCTCATTAACAACGTCGGCTCTTATCTGGCGGCCAGCACGTTTGTGACTTTGTTGAGCTTTACGGTGGTCGCCGAGCGCAAAAGCCGACGCCGAGCCGAGTTGCTAGCCAAAGAAGTCGAAACCCTGGCCGCAACCCTGGAGCGCACGCGCATTGCCCGCGATATCCACGACTCGCTAGGGCACACGCTGACCACCCTAGATGTCCAGCTCGAAGTCGCGCAGGAACTACGCCAGCGCAACCCCGAAAAAGCTCTCCAGGCCCTCGATACGGCCAAGCTGCTGGCCAGCCAATGTCTTCAGGACGTGCGACGCGCCTTGCAAACCATGCGTCGGTCAGACTTCAACCTGGACAAGGCGCTCAGCACCCTAATGGAACAGGTCCAACAGAACCAATCCTTCCGGGTGCAAGTGAAACTGAACCTGCCACCCCTGCCCCTGCAAACCAGCCACCAGCTCTACTGCGTGGTGCAGGAAGGGCTAACCAATATTCAAAAACATGCCCAGGCTTCTCGGGTCGGCCTGCGCAGTTGGTGCACCACGGACAGTGTGACTCTGGAGCTAATCGATGACGGTCAGGGCTTTGATCCGACTGCACCCTGCTCGGGCTTTGGCCTGCGGGGGATGCAAGAGCGGGTTCAAATCCTGGACGGTGAGCTTAAGATCGTCACGGCCCCCGGTCGGGGAACGCAGATTCAGGTGACTGTGCCGCGATGA
- a CDS encoding response regulator transcription factor, whose translation MIRLLLVDDQALFRQGLAALLALQEDLEVVGQANHGQEAINLTDQLQPDVILMDVRMPVCDGVTATRAIHQRYPWIRILVLTTFDEDEYIWQSLQAGALGYLLKSTPARQVAAAIRTLHQGHSQLGPTIAPKVFAQIQLPTAKKEKAAYRLSERELEVLQLLGQGKSNREIARTLHLSDGTVRNYITHILCELELRDRTQAALWAQKHLDKPQP comes from the coding sequence ATGATTCGGCTGCTGCTGGTAGACGATCAGGCTCTGTTTCGCCAGGGTTTAGCCGCCTTGCTGGCGCTACAAGAGGATTTGGAGGTGGTGGGGCAAGCCAACCACGGCCAAGAAGCCATCAACCTCACCGACCAGCTCCAGCCCGATGTGATTCTGATGGATGTGCGCATGCCGGTCTGCGATGGTGTCACTGCGACTCGGGCCATCCATCAGCGCTACCCCTGGATTCGCATTTTGGTTTTGACCACGTTCGATGAGGACGAGTACATCTGGCAATCGTTGCAAGCCGGTGCTTTGGGGTATCTGCTCAAAAGCACCCCAGCCAGACAGGTCGCCGCTGCCATCCGCACCTTGCATCAGGGCCATAGCCAACTGGGACCGACAATTGCGCCCAAGGTGTTCGCCCAGATCCAACTGCCCACAGCCAAGAAAGAGAAAGCCGCCTACCGTTTGAGTGAGCGAGAACTGGAAGTGTTGCAGTTGCTGGGCCAGGGCAAAAGCAATCGGGAAATTGCGCGCACGCTGCATTTAAGCGATGGCACCGTGCGCAATTACATCACCCACATTCTCTGTGAGCTGGAGTTACGCGACCGCACCCAGGCAGCGCTATGGGCGCAGAAGCATCTAGACAAACCGCAACCCTAA
- a CDS encoding NAD(P)/FAD-dependent oxidoreductase, with product MNVVIVGAGPAGLFLAERLLALGSNYRVQLYDCNQNPTDLVSVDSRGFGLGLGARVQNWLSSIEGLVEQLTDEGIEFARGGLILIPRRQLCALLLQSLLTHHGDQVDSRLSINYNTSVIEVDLARHQITIDGESGSQTVAYDLLVGADGVHSTIRSTMMVAKPDEIRFQERQRPHVWKVLQLSLESELQQLSIIRLQTRRPPFSLVFGACLPQKKGRYSALIFWQPSSSDQMNPCGVTTPEELQQLLQEMSPKHSPKIKLDRDQAVAFLAAQPGHEYWSQCHCYHYLEGQAVLIGDAAHGMFSLLGQGCTAAIADAVTLSTLLHQYPEQWSIVLPQYSMQQVKEGHAASDLSLIALIFYHRWLGLLYKVATLLWLVIFRQPSIFARINQVNANYVQVLHENRLWIWLAKKIKPVED from the coding sequence ATGAATGTTGTCATTGTTGGTGCAGGACCCGCTGGCTTATTCTTAGCCGAGCGCCTGCTCGCTCTCGGCTCAAACTATCGGGTGCAATTGTATGATTGCAACCAAAATCCAACCGATTTAGTGTCAGTTGACAGTCGAGGATTCGGGTTGGGATTAGGGGCAAGAGTGCAGAATTGGTTAAGCAGCATTGAAGGGCTAGTAGAGCAATTAACTGATGAAGGAATTGAGTTTGCACGGGGAGGATTGATCTTAATTCCACGTCGTCAACTCTGTGCTTTACTCCTGCAATCACTGCTTACCCACCATGGTGATCAGGTAGATTCACGACTATCGATAAACTACAACACGTCAGTTATAGAGGTTGATCTCGCTCGCCACCAGATCACGATTGATGGAGAATCTGGATCGCAAACGGTCGCTTACGATCTGCTTGTCGGAGCAGATGGAGTTCATTCCACGATCCGCAGTACCATGATGGTTGCAAAACCAGATGAGATCCGCTTTCAAGAGCGGCAACGTCCCCACGTCTGGAAGGTTCTGCAACTCTCACTAGAGTCAGAACTACAGCAACTGAGCATCATTCGACTACAAACGCGAAGGCCACCTTTTAGTCTTGTTTTTGGTGCCTGTCTACCGCAAAAGAAAGGTCGATACAGCGCGCTGATCTTTTGGCAACCTAGCAGCAGCGATCAGATGAACCCCTGTGGGGTGACAACCCCAGAGGAATTACAGCAATTGTTGCAAGAAATGTCTCCCAAACACTCGCCCAAAATCAAGCTTGATCGCGATCAGGCAGTGGCATTTTTAGCCGCTCAGCCAGGGCATGAATATTGGAGTCAATGTCACTGCTACCATTACTTAGAGGGTCAAGCCGTCTTGATTGGAGATGCAGCGCACGGAATGTTTAGCCTTTTAGGACAGGGGTGTACTGCCGCAATCGCCGATGCCGTTACCCTTAGCACGTTGCTTCATCAGTATCCTGAGCAATGGTCGATCGTTCTACCTCAGTATTCGATGCAGCAAGTTAAAGAAGGCCATGCGGCTTCTGACCTGAGCCTGATTGCCCTCATTTTTTACCATCGTTGGTTAGGTCTTCTTTACAAAGTGGCTACGCTGTTATGGCTCGTCATTTTTAGACAGCCAAGCATCTTTGCTCGAATCAATCAGGTGAATGCTAACTATGTGCAAGTCCTCCACGAAAATCGATTGTGGATATGGCTTGCTAAGAAGATAAAGCCGGTCGAAGACTAA